One window from the genome of Trabulsiella odontotermitis encodes:
- a CDS encoding ABC transporter permease, with product MEPIITLRHVYREFSAGTQKIPVLTDISLSIAAGEMVAIVGASGSGKSTLMNIIGCLDKPTAGEVIINGTAVHNASSLRLAELRSRYLGFIFQRYHLMPYLTAEENIAIPALYTAMPEAQRVSRTQELAQKLGLEDRLQHRPAQLSGGQQQRVSICRALINGAQVILADEPTGALDSVNGKALMTVLHQLHASGHTVIIVTHDRDIASQAQRIVEISDGRIVADIRQTETVNRAAALPEQDNGRASLGRSIHESVRMAWRSLLGHRMRAFLSMLGIIIGISSVVSSMAVGEGARQAIMSEIGKLGNTTLEIRPGTGWGNKRPDMERALSMDDVSSLQKLPWILGVSPMVSSMTLAVRKGLDSSMMLSGVSQDYFSLQGLRFVQGNGFTARDVAEGEPVLILDETGRDTLFPGGEDPLGQIVQIAGAPWRVTGVAAKPGPKVVGGYMAAWVPHTSLQHRITGEKPLEAIILRFQETLTPQDATQRAERHLLREHGKKDFFTQTDDQLANALQKTSDSMSLLITTIAAISLLVGGVGVMNIMLVSVTERTHEIGIRLSVGARPLDIMNQFLIEAVMICALGGLIGVIGSWIAGNLFSLFTNEFSMVFTAFPVVMACGFSALIGLTFGYFPARRAARLNPTEALARE from the coding sequence ATGGAACCGATTATCACCCTGCGCCACGTCTACCGTGAATTTAGCGCCGGAACGCAAAAAATCCCGGTGCTGACCGACATTTCGCTGTCGATTGCCGCCGGGGAAATGGTGGCGATTGTTGGTGCGTCCGGCTCGGGAAAATCAACGCTGATGAATATCATTGGCTGCCTCGACAAACCCACCGCCGGGGAAGTCATCATTAACGGCACGGCGGTGCACAACGCCAGCAGCCTGCGTCTCGCCGAACTGCGTAGCCGCTATCTGGGCTTTATTTTCCAGCGCTACCACCTGATGCCTTACCTGACGGCAGAAGAAAACATCGCCATTCCGGCGCTGTATACCGCCATGCCGGAAGCGCAACGCGTTTCCCGCACACAGGAACTGGCGCAAAAACTCGGTCTGGAAGACCGGTTGCAACATCGCCCGGCGCAGCTTTCCGGCGGGCAGCAACAGCGCGTGAGCATCTGCCGGGCGCTGATCAACGGCGCGCAGGTGATTCTGGCGGATGAGCCGACCGGCGCCCTCGACAGCGTCAACGGCAAAGCGCTGATGACGGTGCTCCACCAGCTTCACGCTTCAGGTCACACGGTGATTATCGTGACTCACGATCGCGACATCGCCTCGCAGGCACAACGCATTGTCGAGATTAGCGATGGCCGCATCGTGGCTGACATCCGGCAAACGGAAACCGTGAACCGCGCCGCCGCGCTACCCGAACAGGATAACGGCCGCGCCTCGCTGGGGCGCAGCATCCACGAATCGGTTCGCATGGCGTGGCGTTCTCTGCTCGGTCACCGGATGCGCGCGTTTCTTTCGATGCTGGGGATTATCATCGGCATCTCGTCCGTGGTGTCGTCGATGGCGGTGGGCGAAGGCGCGCGGCAGGCGATCATGAGCGAGATCGGCAAACTCGGCAATACCACGCTTGAGATCCGCCCCGGTACCGGCTGGGGGAACAAGCGCCCGGACATGGAGCGCGCATTATCGATGGATGACGTCAGCAGTCTGCAAAAACTGCCGTGGATTTTGGGCGTGTCGCCGATGGTCAGCAGCATGACCCTCGCCGTACGCAAAGGACTCGACTCTTCAATGATGCTGTCCGGTGTCTCGCAGGATTATTTTTCCTTACAGGGACTGCGCTTTGTGCAGGGCAACGGCTTTACCGCCCGCGACGTCGCCGAAGGCGAGCCGGTGCTGATCCTCGACGAAACCGGGCGCGATACGCTCTTTCCGGGCGGTGAAGATCCGCTCGGGCAAATTGTGCAGATTGCCGGGGCGCCGTGGCGGGTGACTGGCGTGGCGGCGAAACCCGGCCCGAAAGTGGTGGGGGGATACATGGCGGCGTGGGTGCCGCATACCTCGCTCCAGCACCGCATCACTGGTGAAAAGCCGCTCGAGGCCATCATCTTACGTTTTCAGGAAACCCTGACGCCGCAGGACGCCACGCAGCGTGCCGAACGCCACCTTTTGCGCGAGCACGGCAAAAAGGATTTCTTCACCCAGACCGATGATCAACTGGCTAACGCCCTGCAAAAAACCTCGGATTCGATGTCGTTGCTGATCACCACCATTGCGGCGATTTCCCTGCTGGTGGGCGGCGTCGGGGTGATGAATATCATGCTGGTGTCGGTGACGGAGCGCACGCATGAGATCGGCATTCGTTTGTCGGTCGGCGCACGTCCGCTGGACATCATGAATCAGTTTCTGATCGAGGCGGTGATGATCTGCGCCCTCGGCGGGCTTATCGGCGTCATTGGCTCGTGGATCGCCGGTAATCTCTTTTCACTCTTCACCAATGAGTTTTCGATGGTCTTCACCGCGTTTCCGGTGGTGATGGCCTGCGGGTTTTCCGCGCTGATCGGCCTGACGTTTGGCTATTTCCCGGCGCGCAGAGCAGCCCGCCTCAACCCGACTGAGGCACTGGCCCGCGAATGA
- a CDS encoding efflux RND transporter periplasmic adaptor subunit — MKPWRLKPRWLLAGAGIVAAVALVGVSIASFTSPSPQENLHVETVDKGDIEKVVLVTGILKPAVQVNVGAQVNGQLRKLYVRLGDKVKKGQLLAEIDPTIQESELNNAEAQLASARAQKRAEETALKRYRLEYARQQAMMRDGSGVRSDLEQASADYDAQIQQVEVSDSQIVQAEMAVKTANANLGYTRIVAPIDGEVLGIVTHEGQTIVSSQMAPTILVLADLDTMLVQTRISEADIQKIHPGQPLRFYVIANPEKHYTSTMGFVQPAPQEALEEQQPGSTGNNQQATAVYYNGTFDIPNTERELKTAMTAQVFIQIAEAKGVLRIPVAALGQALDTDSYHVTTVENGKTRQRTIRIGINDRQYAEVLEGLQMGDRVVVAQDTVQG, encoded by the coding sequence ATGAAGCCATGGCGTCTTAAACCCCGTTGGTTACTCGCAGGCGCTGGCATTGTGGCGGCAGTCGCGTTGGTCGGTGTGTCGATTGCCTCCTTCACCTCACCGTCGCCGCAGGAAAACCTGCACGTTGAAACAGTCGACAAAGGCGATATCGAAAAAGTGGTGCTGGTGACCGGTATCCTCAAACCCGCCGTGCAGGTGAACGTCGGGGCGCAGGTGAACGGACAACTGCGCAAGCTGTATGTGCGACTCGGCGACAAGGTGAAAAAAGGCCAGCTGCTGGCGGAGATCGATCCGACTATCCAGGAGTCCGAACTGAATAACGCCGAGGCGCAACTGGCGAGCGCCAGGGCGCAGAAACGCGCCGAAGAGACCGCGCTCAAGCGTTATCGTCTGGAGTATGCGCGCCAGCAGGCGATGATGCGCGATGGCTCCGGCGTGCGCAGCGATTTAGAGCAGGCAAGTGCGGATTATGACGCGCAGATCCAGCAGGTTGAGGTCAGCGACTCGCAGATTGTGCAGGCAGAGATGGCGGTCAAAACCGCCAACGCCAATCTCGGCTATACCCGCATCGTCGCCCCGATTGACGGTGAAGTGCTCGGTATCGTCACCCATGAAGGGCAAACGATTGTGTCATCGCAAATGGCGCCAACCATTCTGGTGCTGGCGGATCTGGACACCATGCTGGTACAGACACGGATCTCCGAAGCCGATATCCAAAAAATCCACCCCGGTCAGCCGCTGCGCTTTTACGTGATTGCCAACCCCGAAAAGCACTACACCAGCACGATGGGGTTTGTACAGCCCGCACCGCAGGAGGCGCTGGAAGAGCAGCAGCCCGGCAGCACCGGTAATAACCAGCAGGCCACCGCCGTGTACTACAACGGCACCTTTGATATCCCGAATACCGAACGCGAACTCAAAACCGCCATGACGGCGCAGGTATTTATTCAGATTGCCGAGGCCAAAGGCGTACTGCGTATTCCGGTGGCGGCGCTGGGTCAGGCGCTGGATACCGACAGCTACCATGTCACCACCGTTGAGAACGGCAAAACCCGGCAGCGCACCATTCGCATCGGGATTAACGATCGCCAGTACGCAGAAGTGCTGGAAGGGTTGCAGATGGGCGATCGCGTGGTGGTGGCGCAGGACACGGTGCAGGGATAA